In Synchiropus splendidus isolate RoL2022-P1 chromosome 15, RoL_Sspl_1.0, whole genome shotgun sequence, the genomic stretch TGTGTTTCCGCTCCGCAAACATCTGGACACGTCGGTCACCGAGCACGGCCTGATACCGCGTTACCAAGGCGACCAGCCACAACAGATAACACATGCGGCGATAACGAGCCAGCTGTTGTTATCTTCGCAGCCAAGAACACGGCCACAGAGGAAGAGCCGAGAGTCACGTGACCGCAAACGCACTCCCAGGCAGAGACACTGATTTTGGAGCGAACATCAAGTCAGACATTCACCTCCGCTCCAGCGCCCCCCACTGACAACCAGATGTCACTGAATGGAGTCAGAGAAATGGTCGCTAAAAGAAGTCAAAATGGCCTGTGTTTTGGAGTGAACACTGGTCAACCAGAGCATAGACAACAAACTTGAGACTAgtaacatgaaaaaatatttatgttgttgGTGGTTAGGATTTAAGCAGAACTAATTATCGTGTTATTAAGTGAATCACTGAAAATAACCAATTAAAAAGATGTCAGAAACAAAGAATGAAACGtataaaaatagatttatttcaactatgaaaaatatattagaaGCAACATGTTATTCTAAAGTGTCTTCTGTCAAAGCTGGCGAGACGCAGTAAAGTCCGCGTGGAAGTCTGATCCAGGACCAGCTGGGCTCTACCTGCAGAAGAGCAtgtccaccagcagctccaggaggtCGGCCTGCCCGATGACAGGTCTGAATAAGAGTTCCGTGATGAGGCTGGGCGTGATGCTCTGCAGCATGGAGGCCGTGAGGAGGATGCTCGCGAAGCGGTCTTGGTGACCCGGGTGAAGGAGCTGCACCACCTGACAGAGGGCATGCTGGGCCTCCTGCTGGAGACCCTCCACGAACAGAGCGGCCTTCAGCTCTGGAACATCTGGTGAAgcgtgatgaagagtgtgattAAGTGAGCTTCAGAGAGACGGCTCCTTGAGATTATCACGTACCTGGATTGAAGATTGTGGTTCCTTTCAGGTAAGCGTACTCCTTGGGACTCAAGTCCAAGCTCCAGAACTTTTTCAGGCAGGATTTGAGCTTGCTGACGCCCGCCATGGTGGGCTGCTCCCGCTCTGACTCAGGACCGCTGTGCTGCCGCAGCAGGATCTTCTTCAGCATGCTGTCAGCAGGGATGTCCGTCACCTCAAAATCCACATGCTCTTGCGCCAGACCCAAAATGAAGAGGGGCGCCCAACAGCTCTTGAGGAGCGAGAACTGGTCCTCCGGCGGAAGTTGGTGGAAAGCAGGCAAGTTCTTCATGAAGTGGATGGTTTTTACCAAAACCGCTGACGCCGCCTTGCAAatttctgaagtctttttcaggCAGACTGTCCGTCGCAGCTCGCAGTTGCATCTGTGTGGCCGCAGCTGGCTGTCGTCTATTCGGCTGAGAATGTTGAAGAGGATGGGGTTCAAAATCCTGTCCTCGGCAGGGGCACAGTCACACCTGATATCCATGCTGTGGAGCAACAGAGGATCTGGGAGAGCGTGCGGCTACTGCCGCCTCCACCTGGAGTCTCTCTTTTATAGGGCCGGCCCTGCCCGCCGTGTGGACCTTGACTTGTCAATACACTCTCGGTGAAAAACACCAGTGCAGTGTGCTGTGCCAGGTGACTGCTGGAATAACCCTGGGAAACTGATAAGCTTTTCTCAATGAAAAGAAGCTGGTGAAGTAATGCCTGGGTATCAAGAGGGTAGGGCCTTATCTCGGTGCCGGTGTCATTAACCCAGGCAGTACCAAGCTACCAAGGACTGCAGAGGTAATCAGCCTCCTAACTACGCCCGTGCCTACGGAGGTAGAAGCCGGTCACATCACATATGGGACGTTGACTCAGTGTTTGAGGTTAAAATGTACAAGCCAGATTCAATAACAACTGATTTGGCTCCAAGTCTTTTTACTCCAAATTACGGTCTGTGAAGGCAAACAGTATCTGGGACACATGGAGACGTTACATGGTGATGTTGAGTCCGAGTCACATCCCTGGATAAAATGCTTCATGTTCCTATGAAGAGCTGAGGGAAGGGTCTTTCGAGGTCATGACAGCAACCACCTGACTAGCTTTGCTGACTTATTGCAGTGAAAATAACCCGCCTGCAAGAGTTGAAACGATCAGCCCAGGACTGATGAGCAAAAGTCTGCGACCTGCACCGATGCCTACCCTTGATGTCAAGTAGGGGGCCCCAAAATATCATCCTGTGGGCCTCAGCTTGGATGTGAGCAGCATGTTAGACACTCTAGTCGTGTgccacatttttatttagaaacaaATGGAGGACCAGCTGTTTTCTAGTGAGGCTCGGAGCAACAGTGGTGAAACTGCGGCACTGACCTAACTCACAAGTTCATTGTGTTAATGTGACATTTGGGGAGCACTTACTGCACACCACAGCTGTAAAGTTACATTACTAGCAACATTTGAGCATGAGCATTAATGTCTTGATTCGGTCTGAACAGTGCTATGATTGAATCATTCTGTTGACACTCTGGTATTCATAACTGTGTACTATAATCTACTTAATGACATCACCCTCAATATAATATGTTTTTATTACCGCCTCTACTCCCACCCCCCACGTcttaaatgaattaattttaCAGGAAATATTATTGATATTCATATTTTGATTAAGAAATACAAATACTCAcctttaaaatacatatatttacttaaataataataataattgtaaataaaattaaacaaaacatcaaacaacTAAACTTTTAAAAATCATCTCCCAGACCCTAAACCAAGTGAAATCCTTATTTTTCTCAGTTCTGGAAGAAAAATGGACCTCACCGATCCAATATAAGAAGCACTGTCTTTTGAATTAATATATGACTGATAGAATAGTTTGGATGGGTCCTCACAAAGGAGCCAGGATGTGTTGTGGTCCCGGCAGGCCGCCGATCCACCACTCAATTCAGTGAATGTTGTTTTGCCCCTCTGTGATTGACAGCTTTGCATGGATGAATAAAAGGTGTAGAATTCATGAAAAACCATTAGCTATTGATCTCTGTTACTAATAAATCCAATGTTCTGAATGCTGTTTAATTGGGTTTACCCTAATTTGTTATCGCCCCGTGCCTGGCACAGCGGTCTGAGACAGATAAGCAAATTAGTTTATGACAGCTTCAAATAAACAAACCTTTCCTTAATGGCTGACTCGCTGGACATCTTGCTGCATGAACCCCATAAATCTTTTACCGTCGTCTGGCGTCACAGTTATGTCACAGTATgtagtttgttttttacaaaggaGCAAAGCATTAAAAGTTACAAGCAAGTCAAGGCCACGTCGAGCTGTAACTAAGACGTTAAACCATGACATGTCACCTCTTTCTCGCAGCAGCTCATTTGCCACTCTTGTGAGGCCAGTCTGCACAGGAGCTGCATCACAGTACACACACCTTGTGATATCGTCAAGAATGTGGCCCTTTTTCTGTGCGGTGGCCGATAATGACCCTGAAGCGCCGTAAAGCTGTAAATGTCTTCGATAAGGCTGAAGTTTATAGCAGTTAGGAGCAGGCAGAGACGGGCACGGAGGACAGACGCTTATCTGGCCCAGGACGGTATGAAATATAAAAAGTGTCCTTCATTCTATAAATGGAGAGAAGGGGTCATATTTGGCCGGACACATGTAATAATAATACTCACCGTAATTACTACTGTTACAATCACTACTGGACACCTCAGGCAGAGACGTTCCCAAAATGTACAGTGAGGCTCTGAAACCGACCTCACTGTTTGTTCAGCTTTTAGCTGCCCCAGGTCGTTGACCTCTGAGGGCACGGTTGGTTCAAGAGGCTTGACCATGACCCACTGTTATACAGCTGCGGGTAATTTACCTGACTCCTGTTTCATGAGATCACGACCTTACAGGTGTCGGTTCTCAAcgtagaaaacacattttcatgcatTGTTGGTTTGTTGAAACCACAGCAGATTATTGAGGTGGACTTCCTTCCTGAATATGAATTATTATACGTCAATCACTGTAAGGAATGAAGGATAGTCTGACTCCACCTGCCGTCATGTGGAGCaaatttctgaaaaaaaacccaccaatAATGTCAAGAAAAATACTatcaatgaaaattaaaaagtgtATTTGACTTTTTGAGGTTCTATTTATATGATTTTCACCAGAACTCCCTTCATCTGATCTCAACTTCATGGTGCTTAATGGGTCTTTATTGTGTTCTGTCTACAATAATCCAATCTCATATATTAACATAGTAGCCCCAAATCAAAATACTGTTTTAAAATTTGTATTGGCCACCTCAGTCAAAGAGCTCtgacaaagacaacaaaaatggCTTATGCAATTAATAGAATTCAGAGCAGTTTAAAAGAACCTTGCTGTTGTTCGATGCCGCATTTCATCATGTGACCTGGAAACCACGTGACTTTATGTTATTCCAGACTGAAACATTGATTTGAGGCGTGCAGTTAACCAGCAGAGAACCAGCGTCAAGCATGATGAAGTGATAGTTTGGTTCCTCGAGGGCCTGTCCTGCTCTTCTCAGTAGGACAATGTTGTAAATTACTTTGATCAAACACTTGGAAAACAGACTGAAGAGTTCACACTGGTTTTTGGAGACATGTGCATCAAAAACTTCTCTAGTTTGTAGCTTTGTAGTGTGGGTGACTGAGTGACTATGTGTAATTCagtctgaggatgaagacttcaaaacttATTATATTTGTgatccagtttggttcagagtcctgattCTGGTTAGCcttgtgttttgaatggttaggcTTAGAGGTTGAGGCTGGTGAAGAGGTTATAGCACgaagtccccacaaagatatgAAGACATGAGTGTGTATGCGTGGCGGTGAAAAGTGGGGAAAAGGTCGATGAATCGTGTCCCTGACTGCACATTAACAGGTGGATTAGCTGGTCAGCGACACGTCAGAACTAATGACTAATGCAAGCAGGTAATAGAGCGAGCGCAGTGATGTCAGGGTCCAGACACCTCAGTGTAGTTTTACTGCACAGCACCATCACAACACGCTGATAAACGCTGAGGTGAAGGCCAGTGGAACAGTTAGCCTCTGGGTTAATGAACTCTGCCTGAATTCAGTTCTTGGTTTTCACCTGCGAACAtagaataaacacattttaacctCAGATTTAaaggtttttgttccatttggATTCATCTGTAACCTGGGATTATTTTGAGTGATAAGAGGGTCCCAGGTTTGCAGCCAGCTTCTGTGGCAACTCCTGTCAGAGCAACAAGCTGCAGGAAATGTAAGTAAATAAACgcctttttttaatgttgtgttcCTGTGTTGAATAGAATAAGAACATTTCGAAGCTTTGTGTAACAAACGTCATCTTTACCTCAGGAGAAAAGACCAAATATAAAAGCTAAAATATGTGTCAATAAGTACGTAAATAAAACAACGCTCGCTGAACACGAGAGCAGTCAATTAGaaactattgaaataaaaaaaagaacttcaataaataatacataaacgGCAATACAGTTGTTATAGAAAATGTATTAGAAAGACCATAAATAGGAAAGAAGCTGAACATAAACGTGTGACTTTTTTTAAGAAAGATTTTTCAGTTAAATCTAAAAGCGGATATGACGTCGCTGTGTCTTACACCATGACGTAACTTGGCCGTAGTAGTAACAAACATGGCGGACTCCGAAGCTGTGTCTGTGGTGTATTTTGTAATTAGCAACATCCCGGTCATATTCCGCTCTGCGGACCTCAGAAACTACTTCAGTCAGTTCATTGAAAGCGAAGGGTTCCAGTGTTTCCACTACCGCCACCGACCGGAGCGTCTGCGGGAGGCGGAGAGCAAGACAACCGCCACAGATCAGACGGACACCTCCGATGTTGTTGAACCCACCGCGGACGGCAGCTCCACGAAGAAGGAGCCGTCGAAATCGTGCTGTTGTGTCGTGGCGGTTCAGGCCAAGGACGCCGAGAGGTTCTTCAGAATGTATTCAGGGAATCACTGGATCGATAAGAAGGGAAACTGGCTGTCCAGACGGTGTGTTATCAGACGAGTGCGAGTTTCCCAGACCCAAGGTGAGAAGACACAAACACGAGTGGACTACAAACCTCTGAGCAATGCATGATATGATCTCAAAATGTGACTGACATATAAAGTGGTGGTTGGGTAGTTACCAACCTCAAGATGCCCTGCGACCAAACCAGTGGGAAGCAGAATCTCCTCCATGTTGGGATGAATCTGGCTGTTGATGAGATCCTTGAGACCTCATCACTATGCCCTGCAAATGTTCCAGACTACTGCAGCATATCCACATACTAACACTGTGGTGCTCGATGTCCTGACTCGAACACACCATGTCAATGTGTTGATAAAGTACAGACTTTCCGGACTTTCCTTTTACAAAGTTAGACAATTCTCCACAGAAATCTGCAACTTTTCATTGACATTGATTGAGGTCTGTGTGTCATTTCAGATGAGGAGTCGTTCCCCTACAAGACCAAGTTTGAGCAGCGGCACCGCGTGTCAGCAACTGAGCGCTTCACACAAGCTGACCTCAAAAGCCTGTCTGAGCTCAACCCCCCATCCCTGATGCAGAATGGAAACGTGGGCACTCCCATCAAAGTCTTCCTCCGCCTGATCCAGTCCTGCCGTCTACCTCCTCGGCTTATCCGGAAGCTGGGCCTTACTTTTCCCAAGACGAGTTCCAACCGTCGCTATGGCAACGTGCATTTTCAGTATCGGGACACTCATACGCTGCCGGCGACCGAGGACACGGTTCTAACTGCTGCTGGCCATGAGATATCAGGGCCTGGGGTTCTGAGGACTAAGTCGAGCGGGAAGAAGCTCGCAGATGAAACTGAGACCAGTGAGCCAGAGagacaagaggaggaggaggagatggaagaggaggaaaaccAGGATGTCCAGTCAAATGAAGATGATGTAGGTTAAACGCTTTGCAACTTGTTTATGAAACTTCACCTTCTCTACCTCCTCATTAAGTCGGTCATTTCAGTGGTTTTAACAATGGAACACCTCAGTCATCATCACTGTTGCTGACCTGTGGCTCTGGATTGATCGCAGGACGACGACCGCTGTGAGGAGTGGGAGCGGCATGAAGCTTTGCATGAAGATGTGACGAGCCAGGAGCGAAGTAAAGAGCGGCTGTTTGAAGAGGAGATCGAGCTGAAGTGGGAGAAAGGCGGCTCAGGCCTGGTGTTCTATACTGACGCGCAGTACtggcaggaagaggaaggaggtgaCGCTCTTGATATAAACCCGTGACTCTACATGAACTTGGTCTGTATGTTTAACGTATCCATGTGATAACTGAGGTTTCTCTTGCAGATTTTGATGAACAGACAGCAGACGACTGGGATGTGGACATGAGCGTTTATTATGATAAAGGTGAGGAGCAGATGAAACTCTTTCAGCCAAACACGGGTGTTGTGTGATGCTGTGCCTCTCTACCCAGATGGAGGCGATATGGACGCTCGCGACTACATGAGAATGCGGTATGAGAAGAGGCTGAGGGAGGGACTTGAGGATGGATCAGGACACAATCAGGCTATTGGCAGCTTTGAGAAATTCACTAAGGTGAGCGGCCGGACGTTGGGGCTGTGCTAGTCTTGCATTCTATTGACTGTAATGGAAACGGTCTGGTGGCAGGGGTTTGGCCGTCGCTTGATGGAAAGGCAAGGCTGGAAGGACGGCGAAGGGCTGGGACACAGCCAGGTGGGGATTTCCGAAGCGCTGGAAAACGAGGGCCAACATCCACATTGTAAACGGGGTTTTGGGTAAGTCCAAGTGAAGGCCACCAAAGCCAAGAGCTTCCTCTGATTCCGTGTTATTCTGGTGTGTAGGTATCATGGAGAAAAGCTGCTGCGACACAACCATAAAAAACCCAGGACAGAGTTTCACATCACCTCTGTGTACGATCAACCCAAAGACATCGATGAAGGCGACACGTTGCAAAGACGCCAACCGAACACCAGCATGAAGTACAGAGGATGGCAGCAAGGTGGCAGCATTGGACTTCAAAGATGACCTCGATTTTGAATTGAAACGTATTTATAATGCAGTATTAAATTTTTACTACTTTTTCATATGATTTCTTTCTCTGAGTGGTGAATTTCAAATGTGCCTTTAATATTTATAGGTTTTGCACGACCTATTTGCGACACGATGCATATCTGCAAGCGCTAAAATACGACGCAGAACTCACACATAAGCACGATTTAGCGTCAACGATTGACTCATGTCAGCAGTGACCTGAGGATGTACACGCCAGCATGGGGAGGAAACTGAGAGGACTAGGTCGGCAACAAACCCAGAACTGTGTCGAGCTGGATACCATCTTCCTGCTGGGATGCACCGTTATGATGTCATTTTCTCACATTTAAGCCTCTTGTTAAAGATATTTTTGGTTcacattgtattgtattgtctCAATTTTGAATATGCATCGTAACAGAAAGCAAACGTAAAATGTACGACATGAAAATAGGATGGACTTAAAACCTGTAGCACAACTCGGAGCGTGCAGAGGACGAAAAACGTTTTTAATGCCATTTAACCGCAAcacaaaattaaacaaatacaCGCGTTTTAGCCGAAATTCACCACTTGCTGTTTTCTGGGCGAAGACgatatcaaaaaaaaaaaaaaaatgctggctTTTATTGTGACGAGTCGGTGACGTCAACCGGATGTATTCGGAATAGCTTAGCCAGGTAGCTTCTGCGCGTACACATGGACCAAGCGATAGGTTGTGTCAAGTTTTAGCCAATAATACATACGTGCTCTTCgtatttatgtttaaatgaCCTTTGcgtttattttcaaaaaaagtTGACGCGTTCTTCTACCGCGTTGCACAACTGCAGTGTTGTCAGAGTCTTCATCGCTTGACAGAAGGATGATGACTTGAACTTGTCTTGGACGCAACCAATCTCTACAGAAGATACTTGTCATTTCACCATGTGCAGTCGGTCGGGGGAAGTTCCCTCTCTGCGTTTCGGCCAGGTGGTCATCGGACCCCCGGGCTCAGGTAAGACCACCTACTGCCAGGCCATGCAGGAGGTCCTGACTCACCTGGGACGCAAGGTTGTCGTGGTCAACATGGACCCTGCCAACGAAGGTCTGCCGTATAAATGTGAGGTGGACGTCTCGGAGCTGGTGACTTTGGCTGATGTGATGGACGGGCTGAAGCTCGGACCTAATGGTGGTCTCCTCTACTGCATGGAGTATGTGGAGGCCAACATGGACTGGTTGGAGAACAAACTGAAACAGTTCAGTGGATGCTACTTCCTGTTCGATTGCCCTGGACAAGTGGAGCTGTACACCCATCAGAGTtcagtgaaaaatatattttcccagTTGTCCAAGTGGAACTTCAGGGTAGCTGTCAGACCTCCCGATCCCAAAGGTCTTTTGAAGTCGAGTAATAAcgctttcttttcttcagcttTGTTCAGTTCACCTGGTGGACTCTCACTACTGCACGGACCCGGCCAAGTTCATCTCTGTGCTGTGCACCTCGTTGTCCACCATGCTGCATGTGGAGCTTCCTCATGTCAACGTCCTGTCCAAGATGGACCTGATGGAGCAGTATGGCAAACTGGGTGAGTGACAGGCTTAGAAAACTGTCATGCCCTGAAGTGTTCTGATTTCTCTCTAATCTGTCGGCCAGCCTTCAACCTGGACTTCTACACGGAGGTCATGGACTTGACCTACCTTCTCGAACACCTGGCTGCTGATCCTTTCTTTAAAAAATTCCACCACCTAAATGCAAAGCTGGCTGAAGTCATCCAGGATTACAGTCTTGTCTCCTTCGTGTCTCTGAATGTGCAGGTatctctcttttgtttgaatTAAAACAATCAGTTTACTCTGAAACCTTTGAAATGATCTGTCAAAtgttgaaaagagaaaaaagtcatGAAAGAAAGGAAGTAAACTGCATATAAAGGGACCAATAGGGTTGACTGTACAGGCCTTCTGTTACAGTGTGTAATTACTGTGAAAACATTGAGAACACTTTATTTCAGTTTAGTTCCGTATCTGTTGATAAGTTTCTCCACGCTCAGAGGAACATTATATTCTCTGAAGTAATGGAGCAACACTGACAAAGCTCTCTCCTTGAATCTCTGCAGAAGACTGAACTGGTTGTCCTCCCTTTGTCCTTCACAGTGACCATGAGAACCTTCTCTcctcgattcgattcgattctcCTGAAACATAAAAAGTTTCTTACTCGTTGACAATTACTGAActgtagattagattagattaggtaGATACATACACTATAAATATTTTGACTTTGTGATGgtagaatattttattttatatttttttgtggcTAAAATGCATGGTCACAATATTTTGATTGCATTTCATTCATAGAAATAGTAAAGTAGAAACAAACATACATAATATACATTAAATATGTCTAAAATGATGAATTATGTACATATGCAGTCCTCCCTTGGTTATTGTGGAGGTTGTGCAACCTGAAGTTGGCGGGAGGCAGAGAAAGGCGCTTCATTGTTGCTGCATTCAGGAGCCAATCGGTGCCCTGGACCCTGAGCGTGGCACTCGTGCGTTTAAACCTGTGAATTATGTTCGTTGGCGGGTCTCAACTGACAGTTTTTCACTTGTCTTTTGGGGATTTTTTACTTTTCTATTCAAGATGAAAGTGTTTTATGCTCAAAGAGCGAAGGCTCTTTGCTCCAAGTTCTCCAAGTTCAGTCAGTAAACATGAGTGATCATGCAGTCATTTCGCTCAAAGATGAGGaagtgaggaggaagaagagagacatgCAGGGATGTGATGAAGCTCACTGAGGTGTTTAGCTTTTGTGGTGTAGCTGCAGTTTTCACCAACACAGGGAGCCTGTTTCGGCACTTTGGTTTTTTCAACGGTGGTTTCCGGCTGTGAGGCGTGTGGCAGGAGGTGTGCGAGGAAGCCGTGACTCATTTCTCTCATCACCAATTCCTTTGCTTAAATGGCTGAATTCTGAAACCCTCCTCATGTGCTTCATGCTTTCGTGGGCTAAATCACTTTTAGCTGTTGAAATGCAACTCTGGATCATTTTGGGGCAGATGGATGACTCTGTTCAAAGGCACCAGGCTGCCGGCGAGTTCCTTGTCAGTACTTCTTTATGGAGACTGATCGGATCCAGAGACCGGCGTCTGGATCGCGAGGCTCTGACTTCAGGTGGATGAGTGATTTAAACAAATGGCTGAATGTCAGCTTGTTTCTTCAAGGTGAGAAGAGGAGGTGTTGATCAGAACGCAAAGCCACTTTCTCTCATCCTTGTCATTATCAGAACTTCTATTGTTATCAAGTGCGTTTCGAACGAAACCTTGGTCAGTGTCTCAGTTTTTCCAAGAAGAAACAGTTCATATctctttattttgtgtttcactAAGAGCGTAAGGGAGGCAGCCCATGtgacctgtgatgtcatccaaCAATGTCGGCtgtggatttgtttttgctAGCTTAgcgaaaagtaataaaaaagtTTTTCCAGCAGGGAAACTTGGActgacacaaaagacaaaatgccTCTTTAGCTTTACTTTTCCTTTCATATGTGATGCAGCGACGTTTGAGAAACGGCTGCTTCTGTTTGGGTCTACAGGACAAGGACAGCATGATTCAAGTGTTGCGAGCTGTGGACAAAGCCAATGGATACTGCTTTGGAGATCTGGAGGAAAGGAATCTTCAGGCCATGATGTCAGCGGCTGTGGGAGCAGACTTCCAGTTCAACACGTATCCTTTCCCCATTGCTTCCGCTGACTCACGGTGACTCATTTTAAAGTGGAGCTGCAGTGAGTTCAGACTCCTTAAGAGGCTCTGTCACTGAGCACCTGGaggtttatgtgtgtgtttgttagaTGACTTCAGCAGGTGTGGAGTCATCCTGGTGTGCAGTGGTCAGCAGCCCGGGGAAGTGCTCCGTGGCGTGAAATGCTCGCTTTCTttctatttttgcatttttcagaTCGAAAACTAAACCTGAGCTTTTCTGCTTCATTATACAGCTGTGATGAAGCTACGGTTCAGAATTTGGAATTTCAGTGGTCAAAGCTCAAGTGTGAAAACTTGTCTTTTTTCTGTCCAGAAGCCTCACTGATGTtcccatttttttattcattggcTTGAAAACAGCCTGTAAAAACAGTCACAGAAACGCTGCTCTCCAGAGGTGGGAGGCTGTCACTGTTCAAGAAGGCCAGCTTGCACTGTGGGATCCACGGTGCatttccagctgctgcaggccaCAATAAAGGGCATGGCGGGCAGGGTTCAGTACAGTTGGTGATGCAGACCTGATGTATGTGTTAATGTTCCCACTACAAAACCCAAGCCACAGTCAGTCTACCTCTTTCACGGCTGATGTAGAGCTGGTGCCAAACTCCAGGCCCAGGGGCCACGTCTGGCCCGCCAAGTCAGTTCACCACAGAAGCGTAAAATTGGCTCAACTGAATTTCATTCTAGTTTAAAGGGCGCATGGGCATGTGGATGTCACCACCCACAGAGATAAATGGAAGCTCTTTGTCTTGTTCAATTGGTTGTAGTTGTGAAGCATTTTAAAGGTCTACAGTGATCCAGAACACTGACCGAGGTCTTTTGCTGTCACCATGTTTGTGAGGCGTCATGAAAGAACGTCATGATATGATATTTACT encodes the following:
- the nr0b2a gene encoding nuclear receptor subfamily 0 group B member 2a, which produces MDIRCDCAPAEDRILNPILFNILSRIDDSQLRPHRCNCELRRTVCLKKTSEICKAASAVLVKTIHFMKNLPAFHQLPPEDQFSLLKSCWAPLFILGLAQEHVDFEVTDIPADSMLKKILLRQHSGPESEREQPTMAGVSKLKSCLKKFWSLDLSPKEYAYLKGTTIFNPDVPELKAALFVEGLQQEAQHALCQVVQLLHPGHQDRFASILLTASMLQSITPSLITELLFRPVIGQADLLELLVDMLFCR
- the gpatch3 gene encoding G patch domain-containing protein 3, encoding MADSEAVSVVYFVISNIPVIFRSADLRNYFSQFIESEGFQCFHYRHRPERLREAESKTTATDQTDTSDVVEPTADGSSTKKEPSKSCCCVVAVQAKDAERFFRMYSGNHWIDKKGNWLSRRCVIRRVRVSQTQDEESFPYKTKFEQRHRVSATERFTQADLKSLSELNPPSLMQNGNVGTPIKVFLRLIQSCRLPPRLIRKLGLTFPKTSSNRRYGNVHFQYRDTHTLPATEDTVLTAAGHEISGPGVLRTKSSGKKLADETETSEPERQEEEEEMEEEENQDVQSNEDDDDDRCEEWERHEALHEDVTSQERSKERLFEEEIELKWEKGGSGLVFYTDAQYWQEEEGDFDEQTADDWDVDMSVYYDKDGGDMDARDYMRMRYEKRLREGLEDGSGHNQAIGSFEKFTKGFGRRLMERQGWKDGEGLGHSQVGISEALENEGQHPHCKRGFGYHGEKLLRHNHKKPRTEFHITSVYDQPKDIDEGDTLQRRQPNTSMKYRGWQQGGSIGLQR
- the gpn2 gene encoding GPN-loop GTPase 2 — protein: MCSRSGEVPSLRFGQVVIGPPGSGKTTYCQAMQEVLTHLGRKVVVVNMDPANEGLPYKCEVDVSELVTLADVMDGLKLGPNGGLLYCMEYVEANMDWLENKLKQFSGCYFLFDCPGQVELYTHQSSVKNIFSQLSKWNFRLCSVHLVDSHYCTDPAKFISVLCTSLSTMLHVELPHVNVLSKMDLMEQYGKLAFNLDFYTEVMDLTYLLEHLAADPFFKKFHHLNAKLAEVIQDYSLVSFVSLNVQDKDSMIQVLRAVDKANGYCFGDLEERNLQAMMSAAVGADFQFNTTLGVQERYVDTSGKTVEEEMMDL